From the Anopheles merus strain MAF chromosome 2L, AmerM5.1, whole genome shotgun sequence genome, the window GAACTGTGAAAGATTTTCTAGTAAAGAAACTTAACCATGGAAAGGCACGAAGTGATGTGAAAGGGTTACGACATACGGTAAAACGTAAAAAAGAAGCTTAGATTTAGATAGATATAATGGTCCATTAATTGTAAaagttttttattgaattaatgaTTTAGGCATTTATACAATTAGGATATGAGTTGTGATTCAAGTTGTGATATGAACTATGTTGGAGTAAACGTATATGAATTTAATAAGTAAAAATTATATATGAAATACCAACAATCTGTTCTAGTTCTTAAGGCATTTCCTCCTTGCATTTTGCCTTATCCCGGGCATACTCGGCTACTTTATTCTAATCATTTTAATACAAAACTaaactaataaaaatatttacctAAACTTAAACCTTTACTACCTATTCTAAGCCTAACAGCTTACATATAACAATTATGATCTAACTTTCAAATGTATGTAAAAGAGGactgaaataaaatgtattacccTGATCTAAACTAACTGCCACTAGCttgcatttaatttcttttaattctatCCTGACTATTTCCTGTGATAAATCTTCTACCCTAGCTGTAAAGTTATAAATTATCGCCGAGCTACATGGTTGGCTAAAAGTGGGTTGTTTCTCCTTTAAGAGTCGTCCTTCTATAAAATATGAATCTGATGACTTTTCTGCAGTACAATACCTTACTATCTGATCCTCCTGTGTTAAAAACCATCCATTTCTATTGCCCTTTCTTAACATAAATTTTGGTTTGACTAACAAAATTACCTCATCTTTTTTTACCTTTAGTGATGGATACACTCTATCATCCTTTTTCCTTGCATCTGCTGCCTCTAATTGCGTTAGTTCTATTAATCTACACACTATCTGGTTTGAAGTTCTATGTCCTGTTCTAGCTAAGTTTTTCATAAACCCTAACTTGTTCTCAATACGATAAGTTGATAAAAATGGAAGAGGCCCGAAATTTTCAACATCTGCTGCTACATGTAGTAAATTATGAACGTTAATTGTTAAATGTGTTCGACTATAAACTGTGCTATATTCTAATACAAATTGTTCGAGCAACTGAAAAGCAAATATCGATATTAGCTGGTGTATCTGCTACAATAGCTTTCAGGAGAAAGTCGATGATAATTCCGTTAACATCAATGCCTTGCACTAGTACGCGGTTGATATCATCCACTAAAGGCCGGAGAAACCCTTCCAAACAGCTCGGTTTTGTCGCACCACAAAATACACCCAGCACCATGATTGGCAGTGCTGGTAGATTAACTATGTGCATTAATATAGGCCATAGCTGCGTTGGTCCACTATTATGCATCGGAAGTCCATCTTCCGCGATATTAGCTTCTATCAATCTGATGACTGGTGGTACAGATCTAGAACGAAAAAGTAAACCAAAAATTACCACATGTTCATTCCAAACAGTCATATTATTCTTACCGATAATATTGTTGGAGAGTGCTTTGTATTCCTTGGTACCAAAGCTGCCCTTCTCCAACGGCCGTAAAATGTCTCTCCACCTGTTTCGGAGTCTTCAGTAGCGTCTTTGCACACCTAGGAAGAGAAATATTTGTAGTTTCACGAGTCAACACCAGCAAATCACTCAATGCAGAATGCGTTATTTTATGAGTTAAAGCCCATATCCTAAGCCTGCTAGCATAAGCATTGCCTTCGGGGGCTTCATCAGCATCAAAATACTCATCCTCATTGACTTCGTCCTCCAATACGCCTTCACTCCAATCGTCTTCCAACACCGAGCAATCAGCGTCTTCATCGTCATCAGAAACGTAATCCGCTGCTTCTGATTCCATGGGCATATCGGCAACTTCAACGGCATCCGGCTGCACATTCCCGTATGATGAAGCTGTAATGTGTAATAATATTACAATATTAACAAATTATTGCTCTGCTTGCGTTTTTCATATTCCATTGTTTTAACACAAACATAACTTACCTTGTTGATCGACACCGCTGCTTGTTCCCGGAAGATTTTCCTCTTCCCATTCCTTTTCAAAGCGCTCCCAAATTGCTTTGGCACGCTTGCTCGCCACTCCACTTTTCTTCAAACGTTTGGACGTATCCATTTTCACTTGGTTTTAtgcaaaagaaataaaaaaaaacaactttaaGTTCGAAGCAAAAGAAATCACTTTCATCCGTTTCCAACAccagtttgttttgatttgaaaatGCACCCGCAGCTCTTGACGTTTACACACACCACCATACATTTGATGCTCTTCCACACGGATCGAGCAGATTTTTACCCTTCCCCCCCTGTTTTGCCCACATTTCGCCTGACAATTTCTACTTGggtaatctagactgaaaaatGTAggctatttttttgtgtggttttgtatggagtgtttacatgttttcagcctccaactgtcaaactccatacaaaaactaactagaatcgtgaagggccccaatgttTAAGTATTTGTAATTTATCTTCAAAAGGGTATGCCCAAAAGGTATTTAATGGTCAAAATTTGTTAACCTCATCGTATAAATGTAAAAGAAGATTTATGTTACTAACTAAATGATTATGATGGTAAACTATGCCGTATCTTTTAACAAACTCGAAGAGTAACTTTCCTGTATACTTccaatttgatttaaaatgatttgaaGATAAAATAGTAATTGCTCagtaaaacaatttgaaatgtTCGTATGCTACTTTACCTATTCTATCCTTTAGTAGTACTATACCTCCATATTTTAAAAAGTATCCTAACTCTGTTGCCTTCCAGAAATGCAACGAATCCAATGAACTAAATCGCCTTGGAAATTCTGAAGGGAGCTTGATATTCATAAGCTCTGCCGAAATTTCCTGCCTGTCTTCTTTAGACCACTTCTTAAAAGGAGCTAAAGTTCCTCTATCCCATCCtaataacagttttaaaatattgccTTTATGCACCAGATGCATTTCTTCGCCTATGGGAATCCTTATCACTATGTCAAAGTGCTTCAAGTCGGTCAATGGTGTTGGACCTCTACGATGACCGGTAGAActccatttttcattttcaagatattattaatataatgctaatattattaatataattaatataatataatatattatattatatccTCTATCGTTGAGGATCACTATTTCAGAGCATTTATAAAAGAATTGAATCCAAATTATAATGTACCAACCACAAAATCATTGGCTAATTATTCCGCGTTACCAAAAATTTACAACGAAACTTTGGAATATGTTAAAGCCAAACTAATATCAGATAGTTCTATTGCTCTAACTGCTGATGCATGGTTGAGTATAAATGGAACCAGTTTCCTTGCCATAATAGTTCGAAGTTATCATTTATAAAATGAGCTATCTGCATTTCTAATAGATTGCTCGAAATTCGAAAAAGATCACACCGGGAGCAATATAGCAAAATATATCGAATACGTTACCAACAAATTAGAAATTCATGGAAGAATAGCAACAATAGTAACAGACAATGCATCTAATATGATAGCATCAGCAAGAGCACTTGGCATTGAACACCTTCCATGCGGTGCACATACCATAAATGTAGCAGTTCAAAAATCTATTAGCAATACTATagaaaaaacaatagaaaaagttaaaaatgTGGTCATGCATTTTCGGAGAAGCAacaaagcaaatgaaaaactTTAAGAAGTGCagcaaaatttgaaattaccacaacaaaaacttaAACAGGATTGCCCCACACGATGGAACTCTACGTATGAAATGCTACATCGcttctataaaaataaaattcctaTTTTATCATGCATTGCCACACTTAAGATAAGTTCAAAACTTAATGAAAATCACTGGGAAATCGTAGAAGAAACCGCTAAAGTCCTCCGATATTTGGATTCAACCACTAAAGAAATAATGGCGGAAAAAACAGTTACATGATCAAAATTGGGTGTGCTGATAAAATcttttattattcaattaaGAGCGCTATCATCTCATTTACATACAAACGCCAAACAGCTagcaaaataaattatgtcAGGGATTGAAGATAGGTTCAACACTCGTAGCTATAAAGACATTTCATCAGTAGCAATACTACTTGATCCAAGGTTTAAAAAAGAAGGGTTCATAGGAAATTCCATAGAAACGAGGAGGCGTATGCTTGTTTACTTGAAAAATTAATTCCATTTAAAGCTCAATGCGAAAATGACATATCTACTGTAGAATAATGTACAGAAATTATACAGGACGATGATATATGGGGTGTATTTAAACAGCATGTTCAACCACAACCCAGTGGTGTTACCAATAATCCTATTGTAACAGCTACTGCAGAGCTAGATCGATAtttacaagaaaaaataaaaaaaataatgaagatCCTCTCAATTGGTGGAAGAGTAGATTAGAAATATACCCTGGATTAGCAAAACTTGCGCAAAAATATTTGAGTATTCCAGCAACTTGTGTTCCCTGTGAGAGAGTTTTTTCGAAAACAGGACAGATGTTGACTCAAAAAAGAAGTCGACTTGGTAGCAGGAAAGTAAAGGAAATGGTATTCGTTCAATACAACTACAAAATGAAAGAAGGAAAGGAGAAATAGGTTAACATGCGATTGAAATTGTATTAAAACCAAATCACGAATCAATAAGAAGTAATGTATTAAATTATAATTCAACTTGACTTTGTGAACTTcaattgtatgttttttaaattatataaatataaaccaacaatcatcaaacaaaattgaagTAGCCTTATTGCTGTTGACTTCATATAATGGGAAGCATACGGGAGGTATAAGGTAAAAGGAATTTTTAATGTGACggtaatttttttaaaggtaaatattattgcaagaaataaatatttaaaacccaaaaattttttttataccgCATCGTACATTCTGGATGCATTATTTGAAACGGAACACATTCATCAATAACTTTCTTAACGATAGTGACCAGTCATTTTGAGCATTAGTAATTGCATCGCAAACATAAACTGCTCGCCCGGCCTCGACCGGACTTATCCCGACCCATCTGGACTCATCCGGACTAATCCAGACTCAGTCGGACTCATCCAGACGCATTCGGACTCATtcagactcattcggactgatctGAACTGATCCGAAGTGATCAAGAGTGATCCGGgctcattcggactgatccagacAGATCCGAACTCATTTgaactgatccggagtaatccagattgatccggagtgatccggagtgatccggaatcggagtcgatGCATCCGGGATTTGCTCGtgtacaccccccccccctcacccccTCTGGTAAAACAGTCCGGAGTAACTCCGAGTCCGACTCCGGGGGATACCGGAGTCgaatcgatccgactccggtaaaaaatcgtatttacccatcactattaACAGCTAACCTTCACGATAAATTTCCTGAATTACCTGTAAATAGAGTTAAAAATTATAGTTATAAGAATGTGTCAACATGAAACATGGAGAGAATCAGAAAAACTActtgaaacgaaaacaattctcTTTCCATAGTAAAActacaataaataataataataacaaaataataaattgatcATAGCATCGCCGTTTACCTTTCTAAACTATTTTACTTTACTATGTATGCTGCTATGCAACCGTACtatatgtttttaaatacttAGACGATGTACTATattctttttctgtttgacTTAACATCCTTCGAGGACATATCATTCTATACATGCTCACTTATACCTCGCAGTCGGAAATCAGTCCTTGCAACGCgaggacggtccattctacgCTTGAACCAACTTCGTGTGAGGTGACGACTATACCACGAGACCATCCCATATATTTTGTGAACCTCAGAAGCAGTACACAATCCAGTAAAGTAATGTTCCGCTAATGTGTTAATGCATCGTTTACTAACCGAGTGCAAATTTATCAAATTAATCACTGCCTTAAACCAACACAAACCTAAATCGCACACGTAAAACCTACGTCGTAAAATCGTACACCCGTTCGTAGGACTGacgggttcaagccccgaatagaccgtgctcccgttcgtaggactgactatcctgctatgttaaaaataagtcactgaaagccaaccctacaagtggtacaggcaggtcttgaccgacaacggttgttgtgccgaagaaaaagaagaagaaatcagATGCTCTCTAGAATGGATTGGGCGAGATTTAAAGAATGTACTGATATTGAGTCGGTAGTTGTAATGTTCAAAGACATGGTTTTATCTGCTTTCCGTTCATGTTGCAAAATccgtaaaatttaaaaaaaaacctccctgGTTCAACACAACTTTAAAATCGTTAAAGCTAGATAAACGGCAGTATCATAGTACTTACCTACGAACGCGCACTCATCACTCCCTGATTACGTACAAATATGCAGCCATGGCTCTTCGTATTAATAATAGAGCtagatttaattcatttataaATATTGCGCAATCTCTTCTCATTACTGATCTTAGTTATTTTTGGAATTTTTTGCGATCTCGCAGGAATGATCAAGGTTTTCCTAATTTCATGTCATCATGTCATGACCAGCATGGGTTCATTACAAGACGCTCGATTGCATCAAACCTCATGCAGTTATCATCAACAGTTTCGGCGGTCATTGGTTCCGGACAGCAGGTTGACGCTATTTATACTGATTTCAAGACAGCTTTTGACAGAATTGATCATATTCTTAtactaaaaaaaactttcgAAACTTTATTTATGATCAGTTCATTGGATGGTTAAAATCTTATCCTCCAGCAGTGCAAAGCGACAGGCAaaatcatggcgttcggagaattttatcatgctttccttttctctccaacggcaaatttgtcaagcaactcgtcgagctacccgtccctggctctgcctcttacccctcgcctgagcgcgctgtcgaaggtttcttctttttcttaatAGGGTTGGTAGGTTGAGGCCTCCTATACCATCCGTTTTTTGAAGGTATAATAAGAGGTTTGACTACCAGTTTTTGGAAAGCATCCATTCTCCTTTGATGGTTATATTGCTGTTTAGTTGATGTTTATATGTTGTGGTTGAGATCTTTCTGATTGATGCACAGTGTGTTGATTTTCGTGATATCaccaatcttttttttttatggtgtgtgtttttcccttTCAGTTTGTATTCAAAAGCTAGTGTTGTTCCATCTTTAAGTTCGCTTGTGGTTTAGTGGAtttgattttcttctttttttgtggtgtttgtatatatgtatagCAAGATcatggtgccaatccgatagttgtgttgtctctcaggtagcgaaatcgaaaatgcatggactttgtagccgcagcggatgaaaatgtacgcatcagaatcaaatagttttggggtttccgcaagcacgaaagcgcgaaagaatcgtgaaggcccccaataATAGAAttgatagaatagaatagaatcAACTATAACGCTGTTTCGAACTAATTGGAGAGTTAAGCGAACAAAACATAACTGTTGCTGCTATTTTTAGAGACAACTCGTCGTCTAACTTAATTTGCTGGAGAGAATTAGAGGTGCATAATCCTACTGAACCTTATTTGAAATATCCGAAAAGGGATAATTATACATTGTGCCATTTGCTAAACCCGTTAACAATTTGGTTTATATATCATGTATTTCTTTACAAAGTGCAAGTTTATAAAATCTTCTTTTTGATTTTGTGGCAAAACGAGATCAGGCAGAGTAATGGGAACAAGGTAatagaacacacaaaaagattaattagaagtaaaacaa encodes:
- the LOC121594315 gene encoding uncharacterized protein LOC121594315, giving the protein MDTSKRLKKSGVASKRAKAIWERFEKEWEEENLPGTSSGVDQQASSYGNVQPDAVEVADMPMESEAADYVSDDDEDADCSVLEDDWSEGVLEDEVNEDEYFDADEAPEGNAYASRLRIWALTHKITHSALSDLLVLTRETTNISLPRCAKTLLKTPKQVERHFTAVGEGQLWYQGIQSTLQQYYRSVPPVIRLIEANIAEDGLPMHNSGPTQLWPILMHIVNLPALPIMVLGVFCGATKPSCLEGFLRPLVDDINRVLVQGIDVNGIIIDFLLKAIVADTPANIDICFSVARTICIRI